One genomic region from Anguilla rostrata isolate EN2019 chromosome 2, ASM1855537v3, whole genome shotgun sequence encodes:
- the LOC135248786 gene encoding uncharacterized protein LOC135248786 → MTSEECPGGLAMAHVGAGLCEDYGPAQGEEAIEEAGPTDDVSSDLSNLVVPFPELAPIVFFCLKQTTYPRNWCIRMVSSPYPLPVRKPGQLCQCEYISMVCSSYPLPVRKVGQLCQCEYICIVSSSYPLPVRKVGQLCQCEYICMVSSSYPLPVRKVGQLCQCEYISMVCSSYPLPVRKVGQLCQCEYICMVSSTYPLPVRKAGQLCQCE, encoded by the coding sequence ATGACGAGCGAGGAGTGTCCCGGAGGGCTGGCCATGGCTCACGTCGGGGCGGGGCTATGCGAGGACTACGGCCCCGCCCAGGGGGAAGAGGCCAtcgaggaggcggggcctacCGATGACGTCAGCAGCGACCTGAGTAACCTGGTGGTGCCCTTCCCTGAGCTGGCCCCCATCGTCTTCTTCTGCCTCAAACAGACCACCTACCCCCGGAACTGGTGCATCCGCATGGTTTCCAGCCCATATCCTTTACCCGTGAGAAAACCAGGCCAGCTCTGTCAGTGTGAGTACATCAGCATGGTGTGCAGCTCCTATCCTTTACCTGTGAGAAAGGTAGGCCAGCTCTGTCAGTGTGAGTACATCTGCATCGTGTCCAGCTCCTATCCTTTACCCGTGAGAAAGGTAGGCCAGCTCTGTCAGTGTGAGTACATCTGCATGGTGTCCAGCTCCTATCCTTTACCTGTGAGAAAGGTAGGCCAGCTCTGTCAGTGTGAGTACATCAGCATGGTGTGCAGCTCCTATCCTTTACCTGTGAGAAAGGTAGGCCAGCTCTGTCAGTGTGAGTACATCTGCATGGTGTCCAGCACCTATCCTTTACCTGTGAGAAAAGCAGGCCAGCTCTGTCAGTGTGAGTAA